Genomic segment of Vulpes vulpes isolate BD-2025 chromosome 16, VulVul3, whole genome shotgun sequence:
TCTTCAGTTGCAAATGAATATGGAAGAAAGACGGCTGTGAAATTCAGATGAAATAATATACTAGttcttcctcctgtgtcttttaaaaaatacttcctctttctcttttccacatCTGCCCTCCCTTCTTTTaccttcttccttccccctcctttttcttttctccctctctcttctctctctgaccATTGACATTGCTCCGATCCTTCTTTCCACTCAGCTTCATTCCACCATGCCCAAAGCATCCCTGCTGCTGTGTGTTGCCCTGGTGCTACTTGGGCTTGTGCATGGAGCCACACTGAGAAACAAGGAGAACTGGAAGTCACTGAACAACCCCAGAAACAGAGATCTGGTAAGAGCACACACTGGGACATGCTGAGCTGCAGGGTGAAATTGGCACCTCTGGATTTATGCACACTGCACTCTGCTACAGTACAGTGGAGGCTACCAAGTGCCAAGGAGATTCCTTGATAGGACTGGGCAAAGGCTTTGCTAGCCTAGTGGCTGATATCCTGTTGTTCTTCTGGCCAATTTACATCTGTTTCCGTGAGGAGAAACAGACTTATATTTAGAGATGATTTTATACACATGCAACACATTACATTTGTAAGTGATCTTACATACACATTGACTTCATAGCCTGGGTTCCTCATAGATATACAAAATCAAGAACTTTAGCAAGGAATTGATTTTTCCACAGTTCAGATTGAACTGATAATAAAATAGATTCTCATATGACCAACACATGCAAAGCTCAATTGCAAAAACTGAAAGTTGACTTGCATTCTTATCGATTCAccaggcattatttttatttctttttttttaagatttagttttaaataatgtctatacccaacgtggggctcaaacccacagccCCAAGCCCAAGAGTTGTACcttccattgactgagccagccaggcgccccccagcattattttcaatataaagTTATCTGGGAAATAGAATTCAAAACATCagcaaaaattcttttaaaagtatgccaaaaaaaaaaaaaagtatgccaaATAAATAACCATGCTGATATTATTTCACAATACAGTTTCCATAAAGAAAATGGTATGAAATATAACAAGATAGGGTTAAAACAACCAAGCTtctatgtattcattcattaaagGAAAGCTGGAAATCGCATGTCTAAAAGATCCAGTGCAGAAGACAATGCCTGGGATCTCACTGGCAGGCAGACAGGGGGCAGGAGCTCTCATCACTGCGCAGTTCAATCTAATCTCTGACCTACTGGTTCAGAGGTGGTTTACAACAAACCTTCTGACTATGATGCTGTTAAATAATTATTCTCTCTTAATCTCCACCAAAAAGGTTGAATTATCTGGTTCAGGGTTGAAATGTTGGAAGGAAGGCAGGGTAAGGGAcagtggaggggaaggaggagaagtagTCAAAACGTGTActtctatttctgggttttccaccTCCTGTCTCCTAGATTAGCCCCCAAGTCAAttcacagaggaaaagagagaggggggaaaatatCTGTCTCTATGTATGTTTGATGTTTAATTCACACATGGcatttaacattttctctcttcAGTTTTTCAGAACCCTTCAGGCGTATTTTAAGGGACGAGGTCTCGATCTCGGGAGGTTTCCAAACACTTTCTCCATGAACGAGAATCTTAGAGCTCTCACTTTCCAATCAGAACTTCTTGCCTCTGCATTTGCAGATTATGAAGAGGAGAAAAACTCCTTTCCCAAATACCTCAAAGGCTGAATGTTTCCTCTGAACACAGGTAAGTTATCCTTTTATTCCCAGGATCTACCCAATTATACAACTCAAGCATAAAGAgattttgaaagtatttatttgaaaaatgattttatttcctcataGAAACATGTACTCAGTTCTGATGATACTCATCACTGCTAATATTTGGATTTGGTTCATGTGTTTCATGgcctggtttcattttttttttttttaagattttatttatttgagagagggcacaagagtgagagactgagagagcacaagaggggagtggcagacagagaaggagaagcagactccccactgagcagggagcctgattcggtctccatcccaggaccctgagatattgacctgagtcaaagacagatgcccaatcggctgagccacccaggtcccccatagtctggttttaaaaagaaatgacagtggggcacctgggtggctcagtctggtaggtgtctgactctagatctcagctcaggtcttgatctcaggatcatgagtttaagCTCCACTTGGGAGGagcttaaagaaaagaaaaagaaaaaaaaaaaaaaaagaaatgacagttaATGAATTTTTAAGCATAGTTTTCCAGCAAGAGAGATATTAAAAGGATtaacactttttctttaaagtaatctctatgcttaatatggggcttgaactcacaaccctaagattaagagtcgcctgctctactgattgagccagccaggcacctctagaATTATCACTCTTAATATCACATGCTTTTACCTATCTTTTTTTCATACCAGGTCATATAGCTAATTTGTGCAGAAAatcatatataaagatatatatcatATTGTGCAGTTGGATTtaatagaaaagttaaaaaaaaaaaaagaaaagttcaaaaaATGGTCTTCTTGGAAAAAAGTTATATTTGAGCTTGAGCTTTCTcacctagagaaaaaaaaagtaaagtattaGTAAAGATGGCATTTTCctcacagaaaaaaaacacaaaaatttatttacatttaagatttaagctttattattcttttttaaagctttattattcttattacCTTAGCATACTTATCAAGTAAATATTTACcattaaaaaactaaatgtgtCGTACATTCCCAAAAAAATACATTGTGATTCTAGTctattagtttttttgtttggctGAATAGGAAAGGAAACTGAATCATAATTAAACCTACTCCCATTTAACACAAGCTTGGGATGAAATTGTGAGGAAGCATACTATTGTTGCACTTTATTCTGCATGTGAAAAGAGTTTTGATTACTAGTTTCTTCAAATGTGGTAACAGAAGATGAGATTTACCATGTGGCATATGCACCTGACAACTCctacaatgaaaaaataagctagaataaaaataaagatgttaatgAAGGGTTCTCTTGACTCTTAGTCACACTTAGGCCCTAGGCTATTAGACACTAAAGCAGAACAACGGCTAATACCACAGTATGAGATAGAATTGCATGCAGGTTGGTTGTAAGCCTTAGTTTCTTTGTTTATAAATTGCAGATACTGATTTCTAACTCACAGAAACTATCGGAGAAAATATCAAATAACATCACATGGGCATGGAGTGAGGTGATGTTTAAGGgcaggaaacagagaaagtgcTCAGTAGTATCATAAAACACATTGTTCAACGTGGTGAGAGAAACTAAGCTTCTATTTGGAGAATAGTTCATAATTATACGTGCTTCATTCTAGCATCtctatttagaaaagaaaacctggtGGTATCTGAGTggcgcagttggttgagcagctgactcttggtttcagctcaggtcatgatcacagggtcttgggatcaatcCCCACCTTAGGCTCCAGGCATAGGAGAGAAGCTGCTTAAgaccccttcttcctctgccccctgccccgcatgctccctctcaaataaatcttaaaaagtcttTGTTGAAATATGATCTTTGGGTCATTGTGTTGCTTGTATAGTCTTCACTTTCTATTTTGTGATatcattttcttgttctttcaggTGTCTGGCTATTTTGAAACTATAGATGAAGCTTCTCATTAGAAAAATTCAATCGTGGTCATGGCTAAACCATTTTTCCCTCCACTTTTGTCAATGTATAATGGTTTTATTCTACATTTCTAGATTTACATATAAATAGATTGACCTTTGAGACATATGTGACTTACctgtattttttaagtcttttttccaCTCTATAAACCATAATCAGCAACGTAGAGCACTGCACATATTTGTAAGAGTTACAAAAACACCATTGAGTCAAAAAGAGATGATGATCTTccaaattacatttcttttaagcttctctaaccaaaaaaataaaaaataaccttcTCTTTAAAACCTGTATGCTTATTACCTTTTatcaataaatgcttttatttgaaagagactcttcacatttttactatattttattatacGTAATAGAGATTTGAgcttaaaatttgtctttttcctgaagAGAAGACACATTCCCACTTTCAGCCTGTGCTGTTGGAAGACCTCACAGTTTCATACCAAGGGAGAGGTGGTGATAAACATACACAGTAGAGTTGAAATGGAACGCAAAGACACTTGGGAGTCTAGAAGTTGCTACGGTCTCTAGGAGATATTCCCCACCACTCTATTCAGAGGTGGACATTGTGCTACATGAAATATCCTAGCCACACCCAGCCCTGGTCCTTCAGCACACACTTCCTTAGGAAGCTAGCTTAAAAGTGCTTGGGATTGCCTTCTTTTACAACCAATTTTCTCCTCTCCTCATCAGCTTAAGCTGAATTATTCTGATTCTCATATTTTCATGTGGAATAGCTACTTTTCCTATATCATTATGGAGAGCTGCATCATTTTCTCTGTGATTCCTGCAAAAGAACATTGTACTAGAATGCAAACATCAGTGTCCTAGTAGCAACAGTCTGTACATTCCACGATAGTTTTCTGTGGCTTTTTTGTGGATGATTGATACTCAagatcaataataaaatatttatgcaaaaatAGATTTCTGCATCTggtttcatttgttctgttttgacCAGTTGTATACATGTCTGTTTTCCCTGGAGTATTGTGAGGTCTTTGTGAGCAGAAATCATATCTaagccatttttatttctccagtgcctggcacagtgctctGCATGTagcaagtgttcaataaatatgtctTGAATTGAAGTGAAGGTGTATGCTATTCTGTTATTATTCGCTCAGTAATAGAAGTTGCTTCTAGCTCAAATATTATGTTTCCTACCATTTAAAAGGTATAAGTGATCACTGATTATGAGCTAGCCCTCCGAAAATTATAAGCTAGTCAGATAAAGGGTAGAGTGGTAAAGAGTCTTTTACCACCGTCCAGTTCCACTCAGTTACCCGTGGCTggttttccccttcccttttacTAGCCCTGCTCTGGGAATCAATACATCCACAAAGGGGATGCTTATGTTTCAGGAAAAACTGAACTTACGGTTCAGTtcctttgaaaaggaaaagcatccACATGGACTTTGAGCTAGGAGCTTACAAAGTCTCAATGCAAGAGTATGCATCCTTCCGCTAGAAAACTCTTTGCCATTGGCAGGTAGATGTTGATGGAAAGCCTTCACTCCACACTgattagagtttctttttttttttttcttaagattttatttatttattcatagagacgcagagagagagagacaggcagagacacaggcagagggagaagcaggcaccatgcagagagcctgacatgggactcgatccaggatctccaggatcacaccctgggctacaggcggcactaaaccgctgtgccaccaggccTGCCCTGATTAGAATTTCTTGATGGTGATGCTATTGGCATTTGAGGAAGACCAAGTCTCCGCTTATATGACCATTTATCACATCTGGGCCTCAGACACTGTATGTCAGTCAtttccctcacccctgccctaTTATTTTGACAACCAAAACTTCCCCCCCACACATTTCTAAAAGCCCACTGGGGAAGTGGTATTTTCCTGGCTGAGAGCCATGGCTAGGAAAACAGCAAAAGTGTTGTGTTTCCTTCAGCAAAAAGTAATGTTTTGTAAGTAATCCAGGTTCTCAAGGCGCCCATGGTAATTCTCTGCACAGGTCTCTGACAGCCTTTCAATACTGATTCTGTTCCTCTTTGATGTTCCCCATTCCCAGGACAATACAACAATTCCTATTGTCCCCTATCCCAGATCTAAGGATAAGAACTGTTACGAGTGTGAGGTTCTACTTTATTTGTAAGCTACACACTATCCTACTACAGTTTCACAGATCCTGTCAGACACACGAGACTCTTGAGTCCAAGGCAACAGTCTTTATTGCTCATGGCACTGCAGTCAGCAAGAGTTTTATACCCACATTGGTTCTCCTACCCCCAAGTACCATAGGAGCCACACGGAGGTGTGTTCAAGGCTATGCTGTACACAAGTGGGTTTGTGCCATGGCTGAGGACCCCAAACTTAGGAAATCCCCACTTTTATAAGGGACCACTATACTAGCAAACATGCTCAGCCTTTGCCCCAGAGGGAAACATTATATTTATTGTACTGGTCAGAAAACAAACCTGTCCTCTGCcccagaaaaagacaatttttctgtctttcaagGTTGGTTGTTCTAGAGATATCTTTGAAAATATAGCCCAGATTGAAGGTTGTGACAAGCTTCTGCAGAAAAGAGAGAATTATGGAAAAATTGTCTTCCCAAAAGAGTCACATCCTATTCCTTTTCCTCCCcttgacaaagagaaaaaatgaagtcACCTCTTACCTGTGTACTCTTAAATTCTCTTGTCATGGCACGTACTCAATATTCTACTTTCTTCAGACATTCCATTTTGATTCTCAAAAGCAGTCAGAAAGTATGAAAAATTTCTTCCTGCTATTTTCATTACTGCTGGAACAATTCTACTTCATCTCAAGGTAATGTGGACACCTCTGACTCACCAGGGGACAAATCACTTACAAtgaagtgaagaaaagaaaaccagaaagattACAATTGTATAAGATATGTTGCAGTAGTCTGAGTTGTAAAAGAACATTAGTGTCTACAAGGTGTTCTATAGCAGTGCTTAAaaccaaattcaaaatttaaagtaaattttactttaagattttatttatttgagagaaagagagcatgagagacagaaagagacagagagagagagagagagatcagaaacGGGGGGAGAAGgctagaggaagaaacagacaccctgctgagcagggggcctgatgtgggacttgatcccaggatcctgggatcatgacctgagcagaaggcagacacttaagcaactgagctgCGCAGGTACcctttaaagtaaattttaaagctCTTTATTCGATGAACCATGAATTGGGCATCATTTAACAAATAGAAAGAAGCTCCGAAGAGCTGTACAAAATGAGAGACTTGTAGCTAGAGAAGGTGGGACGAGGAAGTTACCAGCAGAGAGTGGATTGTTTGTGGCCAGGTTACCTGTCTTCAGGGGACCACAGGGGTCTGTCATGCAGTGAGGTCTCTTACCTCACTAGTGCTGACCAGGTAATTCCAGAATGACCAGCTTAAGATGCCACTGCTGACAGATGTTGAAGCTGTAACTATGTCAGGTAGTGAGTCTTGGTTCTGGGATGTGGGTTCaacacaagtgactccattttgggtcTGTTGTCTCTTTATCAAAGGCGTAAAAAccatcctcccacctcctgctcctTGTTCTCTATTCTCCCCAACCTGAATCTATAGCTTCACAATTGTCATTCCACATTCCAGTCAGTTAATAATGAAACAAGTTGGTCTAAGTCACCTGGGTCAGAGGAGAGAGTTCTTATGAAATGACCAGCTTTCCTGCCCTtgattcccttctcttcccctaggAAAATTAGGATCAGACTCTTGACTTCTTTTTAGATACAGTTCCCTGACTGCCTGGGAAATGCAGGGGAGAATTTCCCTAGAAATTATTTCTGCCGAGTACTTTAATCCAACCTACCCTGCTGGCCTCCATACTTTCTACCCAGGGAGAGTCCTGAGGATTCTTCATCATGAGAAAGGGCATGCCTTCTAGCTGTGAGGTATCTTTCTCTCACCTGGAACTCTTGGGGTCGGAGCTTTCATTCTACCATCCTACTGTTGCTTGTCTCAATTGTAACAAAGTGATAGGCTCCTTGTAACTTGTCTTTAACCCTAAAGGCTGTATGTCAAGATGCATTCCCCCCACAGCTCAACACTCTTGCCCATTTCCAATGCACTTTCCATCCGACTTCATTCATAAATGTGTTTTGAGCACGGAGTACTAGAGTTCACAGATGCATCAGGTGGTACTGCTTTCAAGATGTTGACAGAGAGTGTCTCTAGACTAGGTCAGCGGAGGAACCATCATCAGAGAAATAGTTAGAATATAAGATACAATACAGACGGACAAGTGTGCAGGAGGTGAAGAAGAGTTCCATTGAGGGGAGGCCATATGCCGTACTAATTCCATGCATGAGATTTGGGGTCACATAGACCAGGGTTCACATCCTGGTGAACTGTTACTTGTTAGATTTAGACATTGGCATTAAGAATAGCAGCATCCATTTTTAAGGGTTATTTTGAGCTCTGTATGTAATATGCAGAAGGCGGTCCATGGCCTAGAGTGAGTGTGCAAGGGTGGGAGGTAGGCCCATCAGGCTTCTGATCCTTTCTCAAACCCTGACTGTGAAGAAGAGAGACTCACGGGTGGAACATGACGTCCTGATAGACTTATTTGCGGCCGGAGAAGGCGCCCCAAGGGAAAGGAGAGTCTGAGGACGTGGGAAGACGGGAAGGCCTAGTGATGGTGccagggtggaggagaggaggtttagggcacaggtgtgtgtgtgggggggggggggggggggggctttatttccatttgctgtggcagaaaaatggaaagggcAACATGCACGTGGCACTGCAGGCGGGTtaagttaagaaaataatcagttcggcaaatgaaagaacagacatTCAGAAAAGGCGACGGATGGAGAGTGAGAACCCTAATGAAGAATTGAGGGGAACGACCTAGGTTAAGGACAATTTCTGTGAAgcactttgtctttctttctctcgcgttctgtttgtttgttgtgGTCCTCGCTGTCACCTCCCCGATCATCCCCGGGCCGGGGTCGGGTCGGCGGGTGCCGCCTGCGCCACCGGAGGGAGCGGCCCAACGCCCCGGCGGAACCCGAGCGCAGCGGCTGCGGCGCCGGCCGGGCCGCTTTCCCAGGAGGACGCCGGGGCGCTGCTCTGGGCGTCCGGGGACGGGCCGCGACCGCGTACTTCCGGTGGCGTCCTGGGCCGcggctccccaggctccccccgTTCCCCGgctcccccgccgccgccgccatgtCGGGGTTCAGCCCGGAGCTCATCGACTACCTGGAAGGGAAGATTTCCTTTGAGGAGTTCGAAAGgcggagagaagagagaaaaacccGCGAGAAGAAAGTGAGGCGCTGCCCGGCCCGGGTGCTCCCGGCGTCCTGTCGCGCGGAACCCCgagatgcggggggggggggggggggcgccctgcAGCCCATCCCCCTTCCCCGCACCCCGGGCTCTCCGCTCTCATTCTTGGGCTGAGCTTCCCCCTCCCGCTTGCCTCTGGCGGCCTCTTCTGTCCCCCCTTGCCTCTGTGGCGGCCTCTCCTGTCCCCCCCATTGCCTCTGTGATGGCCTCTCCTGTCCCCCCCCCTTGCCTCTGTGGCGGCCTCTCCTGTCCCCCCCCTTGCCTCTGTGGCGGCCTCTCCTGTCCCCCCCTTGCCTCAGTGGCGGCCTCTCCTGTCCCCCCCCTTGCCTCAGTGGCGGCCTCTCCTGTCCCCCCCCCTTGCCTCAGTGGCGGCCTCTCCTGTCCCCCCCTTGCCTCAGTTGCAgcctctcctgtctctccccccccccacccccgcttgcCTCTGTGGCTgcctctcctgtctctcccccccccccccgcttgccTCTGTGGCGGCCTCTCCTGTCCCCCCCTTGCCTCAGTGGCGGCCtctcctgtcccccccccccgcttgcCTCTGTGGTGGCCTCTCCTGTCCCCCCCTTGCCTCTGTGGTGGCCTCtcctgttccccccccccccccgcttgccTCTGTGGCGGCCTCTCCTGTCCCCCCCTTGCCTCAGTGGCGGCCtctcctgtcccccccccccgcttgcCTCTGTGGTGGCCTCTCCTGTCCCCCCCTTGCCTCTGTGGTGGCCTCtcctgttcccccccccccccgcttgccTCTGTGGCGgcctctcctgtctctcccccccccccccgcttgccTCTGTGGCGGCCTCTCCTGTCCCCCCCTTGCCTCTGTGATGGCCtctcctgtcccccccccccgcttgcCTCTGTGGTGGCCTCTCCTGTCCCCCCCTTGCCTCTGTGGTGGCCtctcctgtccccccccccaccgcttGCCTCAGTGGAagcctctaccccacccccccagggctTGCCTCAGTGGCGGCCTCTCCTGTCTCCCCCGCCGCACTCCATCCCCCCAACCTCTGGCAGCCTcttctgtctcccccacccccagcttgcCTCGGTGGCGGCCTCTtctgcctccccagccctcccctcccccccatttgCTGATTCAGGGCGAGCTTTGCTCCCCAGCAGCTTGGCGTTGTGCGGAGCACCTGGTGGAGCACACGTGCCGCCTCTTCCTTAGTCTGGGTTCCCTCCCCGCCGGGTGTCGGAGCTCCCGGGTTCAGGCGTCgcccggtgtgtgtgtgtgaggtggggggtggtggcaTCCCCATGCACAACACTTTTCATACTTTAGAACATCGGAACTTCCCGTATCTTCTCTGCTTACAGGAGGTTCAGGGAAAAATTACAATAATCGCGCCATTTTTGATTAACAGGCAGGTGCTTCCCTCATTCATGCGGCTAATAACGACCCAGCTCTTTTCATTTAAGAAGCTGGGATAGGATATGTAGATTCATGAAATCCAAAAGgtatttgaaatgatttttttttttttttttttttttttgcaagtgatCTGGGCAGGCAGTCAGGGGATCAGAGTTCTCTGAAATGCTGTGGCTCTTCAGGTTTGGATTCCACATTCTGTATGTGTGTGCGGAGCTCAGGCTCTGTGGTCATGGAAGATGAGGCAGGTGCCTTACTCCCAGCTGCTGGGAACTGAATCTATGGTGTGTTTTTGATGTCGTTGACTTTTCGATCACAGAGTcttcaggaaaaaggaaagttatcatctgaagaaaatgcaaatgactcTGAAGTTCCATCCTCTTCTGGCATCGACTCCTCCAAATCTCGGGACAAAGATGTCAACGAAGGTATGTTGAAATGATTGACCACCTCCATTAAATATTAAGAGTACCTAATAacgaaagttttattttttttccattgcagtGCTATTCTGTTATTTACCTGGTGTCTCAGGAGCGTAGTGCATCGTGTAacaggtgctcaatgaatatttgttgaggtATTGAATATGGTGATggttattttttggaaaagtgtttctttgtttttttttttaagatttatttatttatttgttttttagagattttatttatttattcatgagagacacagagagagaggggtgcagagagacaggcagagggagaagcaggctccatgcagggagcctgacgtgggactcgatcctgggtctctaggatcacaccttgggcagaaggcagacgcttaaccatggaggcacacagggatccccaagatttatatgtttatttttatttcattattattttttattttatttttattttttattatttttttaaatttttatttatttatgatagtcacagagagagagaggcagagacacaggcagaggaagaagcaggctccatgcaccgggagcctgacgtgggattcgatcccaggtctccaggatcgcgc
This window contains:
- the C16H2orf66 gene encoding uncharacterized protein C2orf66 homolog, giving the protein MPKASLLLCVALVLLGLVHGATLRNKENWKSLNNPRNRDLFFRTLQAYFKGRGLDLGRFPNTFSMNENLRALTFQSELLASAFADYEEEKNSFPKYLKG